Proteins co-encoded in one Strix uralensis isolate ZFMK-TIS-50842 chromosome 2, bStrUra1, whole genome shotgun sequence genomic window:
- the ZYX gene encoding zyxin isoform X2: MASPGAPGTRMTSTVSINISTPSFYNPQKKFAPVVAPKPKVNPFKAGGASESSLPPPPGAGTQRAQMGRVGEIPSASMLVEELPLPPPPPPGEEASFSSNCAFPPPPPPFEEPFPPAPEEVFPSPPPPPPPMFDEGPVTKVPAPQVRGKMSSIDLEIDSLSVMLDDMEKNDPFKSRVSPGSTGSLEKPLASKAHVEVPSAPRDTPHSFPSKFTPKPSGSLPFKPPGVDFTPSPTPWAAPQQRKEPQAPVPPSPAVPPAQPTPKFTPPPVAGSPKSGSKSGGSVPMAPSNSTRYPTSLQTQFTAPSPSGPSSRPQPPNFTYAQQRERPQVQVKPRPTEQPAAAKDTHKPTGSSADPPRGNSCLTMKEVEELEMLTQKLMKDMEHPPPTEAATSELCGFCRKPLSRTQPAVRALDCLFHVECFTCFKCEKQLQGQQFYNVDEKPFCEDCYAGTLEKCSVCKQTITDRMLKATGNSYHPQCFTCVMCHTPLEGASFIVDQANQPHCVDDYHRKYAPRCSVCSEPIMPEPGKDETVRVVALEKNFHMKCYKCEDCGKPLSIEADENGCFPLDGHVLCIKCHTVRAKTAH; the protein is encoded by the exons ATGGCCTCCCCTGGTGCCCCAGGGACCCGCATGACATCCACAGTCAGTATCAACATTTCTACCCCTTCCTTCTACAACCCGCAGAAGAAGTTTGCTCCTGTGGTCGCCCCTAAACCCAAGGTGAACCCCTTCAAGGCTGGTGGTGCATCAGAGTCATCGCTGCCCCCGCCTCCTGGAGCTGGCACCCAGCGTGCTCAgatggggagggtgggggagatTCCATCAGCGTCCATGCTGGTAGAAG AGCTGCCgctgccacctcctcccccaCCTGGAGAGGAGGCAAGTTTTTCCTCAAACTGTGCTTTTCCTCCACCCCCACCACCCTTTGAAGAGCCTTTTCCACCAGCCCCAGAAgaagtttttccttctcctcctcctcctccgccaccAATGTTTGATGAAGGGCCTGTGACCAAGGTACCTGCCCCGCAG GTACGTGGCAAGATGAGCAGCATTGATCTTGAGATTGACTCACTGTCCGTAATGTTGGATGACATGGAGAAGAATGACCCCTTCAAATCGCGG GTATCTCCAGGATCCACAGGTTCTCTGGAGAAACCATTGGCCTCAAAAGCCCATGTGGAAGTCCCATCTGCACCCAGAGATACTCCTCATTCCTTTCCTTCCAAGTTCACTCCAAAGCCAAGTGGAAGCTTACCTTTCAAGCCCCCTGGAGTGGATTTCACCCCCTCGCCAACCCCGTGGGCAGCCCCACAGCAACGCAAGGAGCCCCAAGCACCAGTTCCTCCCTCCCCCGCTGTCCCTCCTGCTCAGCCTACCCCTAAATTCACCCCACCCCCTGTTGCTGGCTCTCCTAAGTCTGGGTCTAAATCAGGTGGCAGTGTTCCCATGGCTCCCTCAAACTCTACAAGATATCCTACCTCCCTTCAGACTCAGTTCACTGCCCCTTCACCTTCAGGTCCCTCCTCTCGGCCACAGCCTCCCAATTTCACCTACGCCCAGCAGAGGGAAAGACCCCAAGTGCAGGTGAAGCCACGTCCCACAGAACaacctgctgctgcaaaagaCACG CATAAACCCACAGGCTCCAGTGCAGATCCACCTAGGGGAAATTCCTGTCTGACCATGAAGGAGGTAGAAGAGCTGGAGATGTTGACCCAGAAACTAATGAAGGATATGGAGCATCCGCCCCCAACAGAGGCTGCTACTTCTG AGCTCTGCGGCTTCTGCCGGAAGCCCCTATCGCGAACCCAGCCAGCTGTGAGGGCCCTGGACTGCCTCTTCCATGTGGAATGCTTCACCTGCTTCAAATGCGAGAAGCAGCTGCAGGGGCAGCAGTTCTACAATGTGGACGAGAAGCCCTTCTGTGAGGACTGCTATGCT GGGACCTTGGAAAAGTGCAGTGTCTGCAAACAGACCATCACGGACCGGATGCTGAAGGCCACTGGTAACTCCTACCATCCCCAGTGCTTCACCTGCGTGATGTGCCATACCCCTCTGGAGGGGGCCTCTTTTATTGTGGACCAGGCCAACCAGCCTCACTGCGTGGATGACTACCACAG GAAGTATGCTCCACGCTGCTCAGTCTGTAGTGAACCCATCATGCCAGAGCCTGGAAAGGATGAGACGGTGCGTGTGGTGGCATTGGAGAAGAATTTCCACATGAAATGTTACAAGTGTGAG GACTGTGGGAAGCCTTTGTCCATCGAAGCAGATGAGAATGGGTGCTTTCCACTGGATGGGCACGTGCTGTGTATCAAATGTCACACTGTTCGTGCCAAAACGGCACACTGA
- the ZYX gene encoding zyxin isoform X1 produces MGIGAEKMASPGAPGTRMTSTVSINISTPSFYNPQKKFAPVVAPKPKVNPFKAGGASESSLPPPPGAGTQRAQMGRVGEIPSASMLVEELPLPPPPPPGEEASFSSNCAFPPPPPPFEEPFPPAPEEVFPSPPPPPPPMFDEGPVTKVPAPQVRGKMSSIDLEIDSLSVMLDDMEKNDPFKSRVSPGSTGSLEKPLASKAHVEVPSAPRDTPHSFPSKFTPKPSGSLPFKPPGVDFTPSPTPWAAPQQRKEPQAPVPPSPAVPPAQPTPKFTPPPVAGSPKSGSKSGGSVPMAPSNSTRYPTSLQTQFTAPSPSGPSSRPQPPNFTYAQQRERPQVQVKPRPTEQPAAAKDTHKPTGSSADPPRGNSCLTMKEVEELEMLTQKLMKDMEHPPPTEAATSELCGFCRKPLSRTQPAVRALDCLFHVECFTCFKCEKQLQGQQFYNVDEKPFCEDCYAGTLEKCSVCKQTITDRMLKATGNSYHPQCFTCVMCHTPLEGASFIVDQANQPHCVDDYHRKYAPRCSVCSEPIMPEPGKDETVRVVALEKNFHMKCYKCEDCGKPLSIEADENGCFPLDGHVLCIKCHTVRAKTAH; encoded by the exons GTGCTGAGAAGATGGCCTCCCCTGGTGCCCCAGGGACCCGCATGACATCCACAGTCAGTATCAACATTTCTACCCCTTCCTTCTACAACCCGCAGAAGAAGTTTGCTCCTGTGGTCGCCCCTAAACCCAAGGTGAACCCCTTCAAGGCTGGTGGTGCATCAGAGTCATCGCTGCCCCCGCCTCCTGGAGCTGGCACCCAGCGTGCTCAgatggggagggtgggggagatTCCATCAGCGTCCATGCTGGTAGAAG AGCTGCCgctgccacctcctcccccaCCTGGAGAGGAGGCAAGTTTTTCCTCAAACTGTGCTTTTCCTCCACCCCCACCACCCTTTGAAGAGCCTTTTCCACCAGCCCCAGAAgaagtttttccttctcctcctcctcctccgccaccAATGTTTGATGAAGGGCCTGTGACCAAGGTACCTGCCCCGCAG GTACGTGGCAAGATGAGCAGCATTGATCTTGAGATTGACTCACTGTCCGTAATGTTGGATGACATGGAGAAGAATGACCCCTTCAAATCGCGG GTATCTCCAGGATCCACAGGTTCTCTGGAGAAACCATTGGCCTCAAAAGCCCATGTGGAAGTCCCATCTGCACCCAGAGATACTCCTCATTCCTTTCCTTCCAAGTTCACTCCAAAGCCAAGTGGAAGCTTACCTTTCAAGCCCCCTGGAGTGGATTTCACCCCCTCGCCAACCCCGTGGGCAGCCCCACAGCAACGCAAGGAGCCCCAAGCACCAGTTCCTCCCTCCCCCGCTGTCCCTCCTGCTCAGCCTACCCCTAAATTCACCCCACCCCCTGTTGCTGGCTCTCCTAAGTCTGGGTCTAAATCAGGTGGCAGTGTTCCCATGGCTCCCTCAAACTCTACAAGATATCCTACCTCCCTTCAGACTCAGTTCACTGCCCCTTCACCTTCAGGTCCCTCCTCTCGGCCACAGCCTCCCAATTTCACCTACGCCCAGCAGAGGGAAAGACCCCAAGTGCAGGTGAAGCCACGTCCCACAGAACaacctgctgctgcaaaagaCACG CATAAACCCACAGGCTCCAGTGCAGATCCACCTAGGGGAAATTCCTGTCTGACCATGAAGGAGGTAGAAGAGCTGGAGATGTTGACCCAGAAACTAATGAAGGATATGGAGCATCCGCCCCCAACAGAGGCTGCTACTTCTG AGCTCTGCGGCTTCTGCCGGAAGCCCCTATCGCGAACCCAGCCAGCTGTGAGGGCCCTGGACTGCCTCTTCCATGTGGAATGCTTCACCTGCTTCAAATGCGAGAAGCAGCTGCAGGGGCAGCAGTTCTACAATGTGGACGAGAAGCCCTTCTGTGAGGACTGCTATGCT GGGACCTTGGAAAAGTGCAGTGTCTGCAAACAGACCATCACGGACCGGATGCTGAAGGCCACTGGTAACTCCTACCATCCCCAGTGCTTCACCTGCGTGATGTGCCATACCCCTCTGGAGGGGGCCTCTTTTATTGTGGACCAGGCCAACCAGCCTCACTGCGTGGATGACTACCACAG GAAGTATGCTCCACGCTGCTCAGTCTGTAGTGAACCCATCATGCCAGAGCCTGGAAAGGATGAGACGGTGCGTGTGGTGGCATTGGAGAAGAATTTCCACATGAAATGTTACAAGTGTGAG GACTGTGGGAAGCCTTTGTCCATCGAAGCAGATGAGAATGGGTGCTTTCCACTGGATGGGCACGTGCTGTGTATCAAATGTCACACTGTTCGTGCCAAAACGGCACACTGA